From one Lolium rigidum isolate FL_2022 chromosome 4, APGP_CSIRO_Lrig_0.1, whole genome shotgun sequence genomic stretch:
- the LOC124707000 gene encoding desiccation protectant protein Lea14 homolog, translated as MAGLMDKAKGFVADKIAHMPKPEASLDKVSFKNMTRDSITVHSNVNVTNPYSHRIPICDITFSLKCGGKEVASGTIPDPGWIEDSGEVTKLEVPAKVPYDVLITIMKDLGRDWDIDYELHVGLTIDLPIIGNFTIPLDTAGEFKLPTIGDFFGGSKTEEAAATT; from the exons ATGGCGGGGCTGATGGACAAGGCGAAGGGGTTCGTGGCGGACAAGATCGCGCATATGCCCAAGCCGGAGGCATCGCTGGACAAGGTGTCCTTCAAGAACATGACCCGCGACTCCATCACCGTGCACAGCAACGTCAACGTGACCAACCCCTACTCCCACCGCATCCCCATCTGCGACATCACCTTCTCCCTCAAGTGCGGCGGCAA GGAAGTTGCGTCCGGCACCATCCCCGACCCGGGCTGGATCGAGGACAGCGGCGAGGTCACCAAGCTGGAGGTGCCGGCCAAGGTGCCCTACGACGTCCTCATCACGATCATGAAGGACCTGGGCAGGGACTGGGACATCGACTACGAGCTGCACGTCGGCCTCACCATCGACCTCCCCATCATCGGCAACTTCACCATCCCGCTCGACACCGCCGGCGAGTTCAAGCTCCCCACCATCGGCGACTTCTTCGGCGGATCCAAGACCGAGGAAGCTGCAGCTACCACTTAG